CCGCTCGCTTCGGCGCTCGCGTGCTGCTGCACGCCACGCGAGCCGGAGCCCGCACGTTCAGGGAGGCGAATGCACCTGCCCTCATCGCCGGCGCGGCAGCGCACGCGAGCGGGCCGATGCCCTCGTTCGGCTCGGCGGCGACCGGACTGATGCTCGCGACGCTCGCGCACGGCGACGGCTGGCCGATCCCGATCGGCGGATCGCAGGCGATCGTCGATGCGCTCGTGGCCGAGCTCGAGTCGCTCGGGGGAGTCGTCGAGACGGATGCCCGGGTGACGTCGATCGCTGAGCTCGGCGACGTCGATGCCGTGGTGCTCGACATCGGGCTGGCGCGATTGCCCGGCCTCATCGGAGATCGCCTGCCGGATTCGGCCTCGCGCTCGCTCCGGCGGTACGTCGGCGGCGGCGGTCGCCCGGGCAACGGGCTCAGCAAGGTGGACTTCGCGCTCTCCGCGCCGGTGCCCTGGAGTGACGAACGGCTCGCCGAGGCCGGCACCGTGCACCTCGGCGGCACGGCACAGGAGGTGTGGGCCGCGGAACGCGAGGTGACGGCCGGGCGGCCGGCGAGGCATCCGTATGTCCTGCTCTCGCAGCCGAGCCTCTTCGACCCGTCGCGGGCGCCCACCGGGCGGCACACGGTCTGGGCGTACATTCACGTGCCTCACGGGTCGACGCTCGATGCGACCGAACACGTCACCGCACGCATCGAGGAGTTCGCACCGGGCTTCCGCGACACCGTGCTGGCATCGAGGGCGACGACCGCGGCCGAGCTCGAAGCGCACGATGCGAACCTCATCGGCGGCGACATCGGGTCGGGCTCCCTCACGCTGCGCAGCATGCTCGCGCGGCCGGTGCTCGCCCGGCGGCCCTGGCGAACGCCGATGCCGGGGGTGTACCTGTGCTCGGCTTCGACGGTTCCCGGGCCGGGCGTGCACGGCATGGCCGGCCATCTGGCGGCGAAGACCGTGCTGCGCGACGTGTTCGGCCATCCCCGGTTCGCCGGATCCGGCGATCGTGTCGGCGGCGCGAACTACGATTGAGGCGTGGTCACCGCCCTGTATCGCCGCTACCGGCCTGAGACGTTCGCCGAGATGATCGGCCAGTCCCAGGTGACCGAGCCACTCATGACCGCGCTTCGAACCGACCGGGTGAACCACGCCTACCTCTTCAGCGGCCCGCGCGGCTGCGGCAAGACCACCTCGGCTCGCATTCTCGCGCGGTGCCTCAACTGCGCAGAGGGCCCCACCGACACCCCGTGCGGCGTGTGCCCGAGCTGCGTCGAGCTCTCCCGAGGCGGCAGCGGATCGCTCGACGTCGTCGAGATCGACGCGGCGAGTCACAATGGCGTCGACGACGCGCGCGACCTGCGCGAGCGTGCGGTGTTCGCACCGGCTCGCGACCGCTACAAGATCTTCATCCTCGACGAGGCGCACATGGTGACGCCGCAGGGCTTCAACGCGTTGCTCAAGCTCGTCGAAGAGCCGCCAGAGCACATCAAGTTCATCTTCGCCACGACCGAGCCCGACAAGGTGCTCGGCACCATCCGCTCGCGCACCCACCACTACCCGTTCCGCCTCGTACCGCCCGGCCCGATGCTCGAGTACGTGCAGCAGCTCTGCACCGAAGAGGGCGTCGAGGTCGCGCCCGGTGTGCTGCCGCTCGTCGTGCGCGCCGGCGGCGGGTCGCCGCGAGACACCCTGTCGCTCCTCGATCAGCTCATCGCCGGTTCCGAGGGGCCCACCATCGACTACGAGCGTGCCGTCGCGCTGCTCGGCTACACGCACGCGGCCCTCCTCGACGAGGTCGTCGATGCGATCGGCGCGAGCGATGCCGCCGGTGCCTTCGCCGCCGCCGATCGTGTCGTGCAGACGGGGCAAGACCCGCGCCGTTTCGTCGAAGACCTGCTCGAGCGCCTGCGCGACCTCATCGTGGTGGCGGCGTCGTCGCCCGAGGCCGCGGCTGCGGTGTTCCGCGGCATCCCGACCGACGAGCTCGCCCGCATGGCCGCGCAGGCGAAGGCCTTCGGCTCGGCCGAGCTCTCGCGCGTCGCCGACCTCGTGAACCAGACCCTCACCGAGATGACCGGCGCCACGTCGCCGCGCCTGCACCTCGAGCTCATGCTCGCCCGCGTGCTCGTGCCCTCGAGCGACGACACCGAGCGCGGCGCCCTCGCGCGGGTCGAGCGCCTCGAGCGCCGGGTCGGCGTGACTGATTCGGCGACGGATGCCGCGAGCCCGGCGCCGCCCGTGCGTGCGGCTGCGCTGGCGCCCTCTGCACCTGCTGCGCCCGTTGCGCCGCCCGCCCCTGCGCGTGCTTCCGCGGAGGCTCCGGGCCCCGCCGGCGCCGATGGCGCGGGCGCCGCTGCCGCGACCGAACCCTCGCGTGCGCCGGCCACGGCAGTCCCGGTTTCGAAGCCCTCACGAACTCCGGCGGAAGCGCCGGCCGCGTCGGGGGAACCGCAGGCCGCAGCGGCACCTTCCGCGGCATCCGCGCCCGTGAAACCGGTCGGCCCGGTCACCCTCCAGCAGGTGCGCGACGCCTGGCCCGAGGTGCTGGCGTCGTTGCAGCGCACCAAGCGCAGTGCGTGGATGGTCGCGTTCACGGCGCAAGTACGCGAGTTCCGCGACGACGACGTGCTCGTGCTCGCGTTCCCGAGTGAACACGACGTCGCCGGATTCCGTGGCGGCGCTCCCGGCCAGAGCGTGAGCGAGCTCCTGCGCGGCGCGATCATCGAGGTGCTCGGCGTGCGCGTGAAGTTCATCGCCAAGGTCGAGGGGCCAGGTTCCGCGGCGCCTCGCAGCGGCGCGGCGCCGCAGTCCGACGCACCGTCGCCGGCGCCGGGTGTCGGCGGCGGCATCGGCGACACCGGCGCGAGCTCCGCTGCCACCGGCGCCCCGACCGGGGCAACCGCCACTCCCGCCGCGGCAGTTGCTGGTGCGTCTGCCGCTCCGACACCCTCGGTGCCGCCACGCGCAGACGACGCCCAAGCTCGTGCCGCGAGCCCGACAGCCCAGCGCACGCCGAACACGGCGACCAAGCGACCGGCTACGGCCGCGCCTGCCGCCACGGTCGACTCCTGGGCGACGGTCGCCATCCCCAACGATGCGAGCGAGCTCGACGAGACACCTGCTGATCCGGTCTCCGGCTCGCGCTCAGAGCCAGCCGACTCGGCATCCGACACGGTCGCGGCCGATCCCACGACCGCGTCCGCGGCCAGCGCTGCTGCCGCATCCGTCACCTCCGTCGTCCTGGCCGACGTCTCTTCCGCAGACGTGCCCGATGACGCCGATGCGCCTCCCGAAGACTTCGAGCCGCCGTTCGACCCGGGTCCGGTGCCCGACATCGTGACCGAGACATCCGTGCCCGACGCTGCGCCTGCCGGTGCGACCACCGGCGGTGGCATCCAGCGCTACGGCGAGTCGGTCGTGCGCGAGGTGCTCGGCGCCACCTTCCTCGAAGAGGTCGAGGCGCCCTCGCGGCCCGGCTTCGGGGAGCGTGGGTAACGCGTGTACGAAGGCATCGTCCAAGAGCTGATCGACGAACTCGGCCGCCTCCCCGGCATCGGCCCGAAGTCGGCACAGCGCATCGCGTTCCACATCGTGCAGACCGAGCACTTCGACGTCACCCGGCTCGCCGAGATCCTCGCCGAGGTGCGCGAGAAGGTGCGCTTCTGCGAGATCTGCGGCAATGTCTCCGAGCAGGCAACATGCTCCATCTGTCGTGACCCACGCCGCGACCCCGCGCTCATCTGCGTCGTCGAAGAGGCGAAAGACGTGGTCGCGATCGAGCGCACTCGCGAGTTCCGCGGTCTCTACCACGTGCTCGGCGGCGCCATCAGCCCGATCGACGGCATCGGCCCCGACGAGCTCCGTATCCGCCAGCTCATGCAGCGCCTCGCCGACGGAACCGTCACCGAGGTCATCATCGCCACCGACCCCAACCTCGAGGGCGAAGCGACCGCGACCTACCTCAGCCGCCTGCTCACCACCCTCGAGATCCGGGTCACCCGCCTCGCCTCGGGTCTTCCCGTCGGCGGCGACCTCGAGTACGCCGACGAGGTCACTCTCGGTCGCGCCTTCGAGGGCCGCAGGGTCGTCGGCTAGTCGCGCGAACGGATGCCGCGGCAGCCGGGCCCATCCAGCCGGGCCCATCCGCCCGCAGTGGAGGCACCGTGTTCGCGCCGAGGCGCGAATTCACTCACTCCAGCCGAACACGGATGCTCCTGCGCAGTCGGACCGCGCAGTCGCACATCGCTTGACGGCGCCGTCGTGGCGCGCGTAGAACAGAACCCGTGGCGAGCGCAGGAGCGGAGTGGGTCGCGAACTACGTCGCGGCGTGGGAATCGAACGATCCCGAGCAGATCGGCGCGTTGTTCACCGATGACGCCGCGTACCTTCCGAACCCCGATGACGAGCCGCGGCGAGGCCGCGACGCGATCATCGCCGGCTGGCTGGAGGATCGCGACGAGCCGGGCACGTGGTCGTTCGACTGGAAGATCCTGCACGAAGACGAGGGCTTCGTGGTCGTGCAGGGGCGCACGGAGTATCCGGCCGAGAAGGACTATCTGAACCTGTGGATCGTCCGGCTCGACCCAGACGGTCGCGCGACCGAGTTCACCGAGTGGTACATGCCGCGGCCGCACTGATCGGTTCGAGGCATCCGTCTCCCCGGCTGCGAGCGGTCGACCGTCGAAACCCGAGCCTCGCGGGAGATGACCCGAATCGCGTGCCACTGGAATGCGGCAGCCACCAGGGTGGCGACGAGCACCCCCACCCCGTAGGCCGGCATGAGCGCACTCTACCCCGCCGTCACATTGCCGGGAGCGTATACGCGCCGCCGTATGATTGGGTCTCCGGGCGCGACGGCGCCGGCAATCACCCTGGGAGACCACGTGAGCTTGATCGTGCAGAAATACGGCGGATCGTCTGTCGCCGACGCAGAGAGCATCAAGCGGGTCGCCAAGCGCATCGTCGAGACCCGCAAGGCGGGCAACGACGTCGTCGTGGCTGTCTCCGCGATGGGCGACACGACCGATGAGCTGCTCGATCTCGCGAACGAGGTCACGCCCATTCCGGCGCCCCGCGAACTCGACATGCTGCTCTCGGCGGGCGAGCGCATCTCCATGGCGCTGCTCGCGATGGCGATCAAGAGCATGGGCCACGAGGCGCGTTCGTTCACGGGCAGCCAGGCCGGCATGATCACGGATGCCACGCACGGCGCTGCTCGCATCGTCGACGTCACCCCGGTTCGGCTGCGCGAGGCGCTCGACGACGGCGCCATCGTCATCGTCGCCGGCTTCCAGGGCTTCAACCGCGACACCCGCGACATCACGACCCTCGGCCGCGGCGGCAGCGACACCACGGCGGTGGCGCTCGCGGCGGCTCTGGAGGCCGACATCTGCGAGATCTACACTGATGTAGACGGCGTGTTCACGTCCGACCCGCGCGTGGTGAAGAAGGCCCGCAAGCTCGACCGCATCACGAGCGAGGAGATGCTCGAGCTCGCGGCATCCGGAGCCAAGGTCTTGCACATCAGGGCCGTCGAGTTCGCTCGCCGGCACGGCGTGACCCTGCACGTGCGTTCGTCGTTCAACAACAGTGAGGGCACGATCGTCTACGATCCCTCGCGTCTTCCCGAAGGAGAAACTGTGGAAGAGTCCGTCATCGCCGGTGTCGCGGTCGACCTCACCGAGGCCAAGATCACGATCGTCGGCGTGCCCGACGTGCCCGGCGTCGCCGCGAAGATCTTCAAGATCGTCGCCAACACGAACGCGAACGTCGACATGATCGTGCAGAACGTCTCGGCCGCCTCCACGGGTCGCACCGACATCTCGTTCACCCTGCCGAAGACCGACGGCCAGCGGGCGCTCACCGCGCTCTCGAGCGCGCAAGAGGCCGTGGGCTTCACCTCGTTGCAGTACGACGACCAGATCGGCAAGGTCTCGCTCGTCGGCGCCGCCATGCGCTCGGCAGCGGGTGTCTCGGCGCGACTCTTCGAGGCGCTCTACGAAGCGGGCATCAACATCGAGATGATCTCCACGAGCGAGATCCGCATCTCGGTCGTCACGCGCGCCGACAGCGTGCACGCCGCCGCGCGCGCCGTGCACACGGCGTTCGAGCTCGACGGCGAAGACGACGCGGTCGTGCACGCCGGCACCGGCCGCTGATCGCGGCATCCGAGGGCGAGCGGATGCCGCATCCGCTCGATTCGCGGTGAAGCACGACACCGAATCCCTGCCGCTTTGCATGACTTTCCTGCCTTCGTAGGACACTTGCAGGCTCAGGCGTCCTCCCCAACGGCAAATGTCCTGCAAACTGGAATGAGCGTTCCCGTCGGCTGACCGGCCGAGCGGGTCATGGAGGAGTGATCGTGGTCAGCAGCAACGGAGTGAACATCGGCGTCGTCGGCGCCACCGGGCAGGTCGGCGCGGTCGTGCGACGCCTGCTCGAGGAGCGCGACTTCCCGGTCGCGTCGATCCGCTACTTCGCCTCGGCGCGGTCGGCCGGCACGACCCTGCCGTGGAAGGGCGAGGAGATCGTCATCGAAGACGCATCGACCGCCGACCCGACGGGGCTCGACATCGCGATCTTCTCCGCGGGCGCCACGCTCTCCAAGGCGCAGGCCCCGCGCTACGCCGCGGCCGGCGTGACCGTCATCGACAACTCGTCGGGCTGGCGCATGGATCCCGAGGTGCCGCTCGTCGTGAGCGAGGTGAACCCCCACGCGATCGATGAGGCCGTGAAGGGCATCATCGCGAACCCGAACTGCACGACCATGGCCGCCATGCCCGTGCTGAAGGTGCTGCACGAAGAGGCCGGCCTCGAGCGCCTCGTCGTAAGCACGTACCAGGCGGTGTCGGGCGCCGGACTCTCGGGTGGCGAGGAGCTGCTCGAGCAGGCGCGCGCCGCCGTCGCGCAAGACACGATC
The Agromyces albus DNA segment above includes these coding regions:
- a CDS encoding nuclear transport factor 2 family protein, giving the protein MASAGAEWVANYVAAWESNDPEQIGALFTDDAAYLPNPDDEPRRGRDAIIAGWLEDRDEPGTWSFDWKILHEDEGFVVVQGRTEYPAEKDYLNLWIVRLDPDGRATEFTEWYMPRPH
- a CDS encoding DNA polymerase III subunit gamma and tau, whose translation is MVTALYRRYRPETFAEMIGQSQVTEPLMTALRTDRVNHAYLFSGPRGCGKTTSARILARCLNCAEGPTDTPCGVCPSCVELSRGGSGSLDVVEIDAASHNGVDDARDLRERAVFAPARDRYKIFILDEAHMVTPQGFNALLKLVEEPPEHIKFIFATTEPDKVLGTIRSRTHHYPFRLVPPGPMLEYVQQLCTEEGVEVAPGVLPLVVRAGGGSPRDTLSLLDQLIAGSEGPTIDYERAVALLGYTHAALLDEVVDAIGASDAAGAFAAADRVVQTGQDPRRFVEDLLERLRDLIVVAASSPEAAAAVFRGIPTDELARMAAQAKAFGSAELSRVADLVNQTLTEMTGATSPRLHLELMLARVLVPSSDDTERGALARVERLERRVGVTDSATDAASPAPPVRAAALAPSAPAAPVAPPAPARASAEAPGPAGADGAGAAAATEPSRAPATAVPVSKPSRTPAEAPAASGEPQAAAAPSAASAPVKPVGPVTLQQVRDAWPEVLASLQRTKRSAWMVAFTAQVREFRDDDVLVLAFPSEHDVAGFRGGAPGQSVSELLRGAIIEVLGVRVKFIAKVEGPGSAAPRSGAAPQSDAPSPAPGVGGGIGDTGASSAATGAPTGATATPAAAVAGASAAPTPSVPPRADDAQARAASPTAQRTPNTATKRPATAAPAATVDSWATVAIPNDASELDETPADPVSGSRSEPADSASDTVAADPTTASAASAAAASVTSVVLADVSSADVPDDADAPPEDFEPPFDPGPVPDIVTETSVPDAAPAGATTGGGIQRYGESVVREVLGATFLEEVEAPSRPGFGERG
- the recR gene encoding recombination mediator RecR, whose translation is MYEGIVQELIDELGRLPGIGPKSAQRIAFHIVQTEHFDVTRLAEILAEVREKVRFCEICGNVSEQATCSICRDPRRDPALICVVEEAKDVVAIERTREFRGLYHVLGGAISPIDGIGPDELRIRQLMQRLADGTVTEVIIATDPNLEGEATATYLSRLLTTLEIRVTRLASGLPVGGDLEYADEVTLGRAFEGRRVVG
- a CDS encoding phytoene desaturase family protein, whose translation is MSGVAIVGSGPNGLAAAVTLARAGVHVRVFEAEPTIGGGARTLPLTEPGFLHDWGSAVHPMAIASPFFREFGLTDRVRFAIPDASYAQAMPGRSAIAWRSLERTADDLGRDGRAWQRLFAPLVRQRDRLVESVLGSMLPPRHPLITARFGARVLLHATRAGARTFREANAPALIAGAAAHASGPMPSFGSAATGLMLATLAHGDGWPIPIGGSQAIVDALVAELESLGGVVETDARVTSIAELGDVDAVVLDIGLARLPGLIGDRLPDSASRSLRRYVGGGGRPGNGLSKVDFALSAPVPWSDERLAEAGTVHLGGTAQEVWAAEREVTAGRPARHPYVLLSQPSLFDPSRAPTGRHTVWAYIHVPHGSTLDATEHVTARIEEFAPGFRDTVLASRATTAAELEAHDANLIGGDIGSGSLTLRSMLARPVLARRPWRTPMPGVYLCSASTVPGPGVHGMAGHLAAKTVLRDVFGHPRFAGSGDRVGGANYD
- a CDS encoding aspartate-semialdehyde dehydrogenase, translating into MVSSNGVNIGVVGATGQVGAVVRRLLEERDFPVASIRYFASARSAGTTLPWKGEEIVIEDASTADPTGLDIAIFSAGATLSKAQAPRYAAAGVTVIDNSSGWRMDPEVPLVVSEVNPHAIDEAVKGIIANPNCTTMAAMPVLKVLHEEAGLERLVVSTYQAVSGAGLSGGEELLEQARAAVAQDTIGLVHDGRAVEFPEAQKFPRTIAFDVIPLAGSIVDDGDNETDEEKKLRNESRKILELPGLRVAGTCVRVPVFTGHSLSINAEFANPITPERATEVLANAPGVALSDVPTPLQAAGTDPSYVGRIRQDQSAPDGKGLVLFVSNDNLRKGAALNAVQIAELVAAKLQLPATV
- a CDS encoding aspartate kinase, coding for MSLIVQKYGGSSVADAESIKRVAKRIVETRKAGNDVVVAVSAMGDTTDELLDLANEVTPIPAPRELDMLLSAGERISMALLAMAIKSMGHEARSFTGSQAGMITDATHGAARIVDVTPVRLREALDDGAIVIVAGFQGFNRDTRDITTLGRGGSDTTAVALAAALEADICEIYTDVDGVFTSDPRVVKKARKLDRITSEEMLELAASGAKVLHIRAVEFARRHGVTLHVRSSFNNSEGTIVYDPSRLPEGETVEESVIAGVAVDLTEAKITIVGVPDVPGVAAKIFKIVANTNANVDMIVQNVSAASTGRTDISFTLPKTDGQRALTALSSAQEAVGFTSLQYDDQIGKVSLVGAAMRSAAGVSARLFEALYEAGINIEMISTSEIRISVVTRADSVHAAARAVHTAFELDGEDDAVVHAGTGR